The Candidatus Obscuribacterales bacterium region GATCCAGAGACAGGCTGGAGCGAATGGCAACGTCGAACTCCCCAAGCTGAGACCAGCTTTGACTCCGGTTTCTTCAACCATGAACTCCGGCGCTTTGCTGCATTTGAACAGGCTTGTCAAACCGCCATGGGAGAGGCTAGCTCGTCGATTGACTATTGGTTTCGTCTCAGCACCCTCGTCCCACAATTGGGCACTGGACTGGTGGAGTATGGCTGTCAGGATACGACCGGAACGTTTGTCCACACCATCACGATGACAGCGATCGCCACTCAGATTGAGCCTGTCGATTGCTTTCAGGTTAACTCACCTATTAGCAGTGGGCTGAATGTACGAGCTTGGCCAGGAGAAGCAGAGCAGATCGTGGGGGGAGTGGCCAACGGCACCCAACTGGATCCTGGCGGATTTCCTGCCTCGATCACCGAAGTTGATGGCCGCAACTGGGTAGCGATCGTTTCTCCCTTGACGGGATGGGTTTCTAATGGGCAACCCGGCAGTGAAGGTAACCTCAGCCTTTGCTCCGTGGATGAGTCCGCCCCTCGCCTTCCAGAATAGGGGTTGAGGGCTTCGGTAGATCAGCCGCACGGTGATCGCTGTAGAGTAGCTCTCATCCTAAAACGATGATCCGGACTTAGTAGGAGTAGGGTTGCCCT contains the following coding sequences:
- a CDS encoding SH3 domain-containing protein, with the protein product SLPQELGNIRNILSGKHIRRGMGLWVSMSTTLLWVGGTWVAPLRADPETGWSEWQRRTPQAETSFDSGFFNHELRRFAAFEQACQTAMGEASSSIDYWFRLSTLVPQLGTGLVEYGCQDTTGTFVHTITMTAIATQIEPVDCFQVNSPISSGLNVRAWPGEAEQIVGGVANGTQLDPGGFPASITEVDGRNWVAIVSPLTGWVSNGQPGSEGNLSLCSVDESAPRLPE